The genomic window AAAAGGCACTACAAATTCTAAGTTCCTGTTACTGGCAGATCGGCCTTGCTGTTTTTCCACAGtgcaaaatgaaataattttcagtgatgtctgtgtaatccctcagtcatccgaGAATGAtgcattgtaaaagaaaaatgcaattctgtcaactgggaaaaaaaaaaaagtttttgccCAGTTTTTGACAGtactgaatttttcttttgccattcCCAGTTATGTATTAAAAGTGCAATGGCTTCTTCTCACTCAGGAGGAAATATTAACACTATTTCTTTAATCATTTGAGTACCGGTCTATAATAGCTTTGCCGATGAATATTCAATTGTCATGCATTTTGATGTTGCTCCTCATTTTATTCTAAccatcaggggtgtccaaaatGGGGCCCAAGGGCTAAACTCTGTCCTCCAGTGAGACCAATTTGGCCAGTGACGGTATGCTGAGGTTTGTATCAAGTATCAAACCTGAATTCAATTTTGCACTGAAAAGGGAGCCCACAATAGTCTATTTCCCTAAAAAGCACAACAGTTTAAGATAATGTTGTCATAAATATGCTTGCAGACAAAAAAATAGTTTGTGCCCATTGGTTTAGATCTTAATCAAGAATCCCCAGTGACGGAGTTGATTTTTGTTAGTCAAAGAAGCAGGACATGCAGCAACCGTTTCTCTGAATATTCAAAATAAGTACGGCTTTAGCTTAGCTTGTCTATTATAAAACaatagttgattttttttaaatataaatataaactgcTGCCAGAATAACTTAGCCCGGCTCAGCTCTGCAGCAGGAATGTCATCGTTTTTTCCACTTCCCATCAGTTAAGTAACCTCTGTGAGAAGAGAGCATAGTCTTGCATTGGAAACGTGCAAAGGAGCTACCAATCATTACAAATAAAGACCAGTACAAACTCATCAGCGACATCAATTTGAGTTTGGATTCCTGGTCATTTCTTTGGCCCGTAGCAATCTTgatttcagacatttttcagTATAATTAAAATGGCTGCCTAAACTTGCCTGCCTCGAAAGTAAATAATAGCAGCAACAGCAACACCCGCCGTGAACAGAGCTATTAGTCCCCAGGCCGACAGAGAGGAGTCGTGATCCGGCTGTGAGCCAAAAGGTCCATTCATGTGACGAGAAGACtgcaacaataaaatcaaaaccaCAATTGTCTTTTTGAGAtacaatactttttaaaatgattgaaaatgtatgtattatgtGAACAACAGATGCACATACCCTTTTGAGCACTTTCAGGTGTACGTCATTTCCTGCCGTTCTAAACAGATCCACAacttctctgtgtgtttgattttcaaggtTTACTCCGTTTATCTACAGAAACATACAATAATCAGTCTCTATTGCATATTAAATACCCCATTTTATTAGCTCCAATGaacaatttagcataatatttatacttaaaaggtgtaatatgtaacttttatgatgtTGGGGTCCACCagttgcttgtttctatggagaacacctagatacatttaatgctgttGAATATTCTAGGCTATTGTTTTGCAGACAGGCCAAGACAAGACAGAGTTCAAaactgtggagatgcaagccagattacagtaagaatgattattttctttcttaaaaaaaacaaaaaactacagtCCGCACAATAAAATCCAGGGGAAAAGTTGCACCTTTCCTGACTAGCACATCATAATCTATGTacatggacaaaacaaaaaatcaggCAGGGGGTATAgcaaaagtttaaatctatcaattggacaaatcgttgtaatcgttgtgaagatgtttcgctgctcatccatggcgcttcttcagttctggtcagattactggtggactctgccttatatcagtctgaagggaggagcaaactacactgaaactgtaaacagatattttctccagtttcagccttaatggccctattcaactTTTAATGGCCCCCATATGCttctcttttgtttgctttgggtctgaggatggaatcatagctTTGTGAGTGATTATGTTTCatgcccccattcctgtttaaggaaggattgtctttcctaaaacaaaaatatcttctttaactcccctctcaaaccatttattttctctggctcagatctgaacctcaccaTCTCAGGCACTATATCAGGTAGGAGGAAGAAAATTAGTCATGAGACATCTTCCTGGTATGTGATGGACAATAGGTGAAACAAATGCTTAGACTACAAGGAAAAAACTATGCAGTTGCCATGTACTTGCCCAAACTTCCTTGAAAAAAGACATTCATTACCGCCAGGATTTTATCTCCTTCCTGAAGCCTCCCGTCCTCAGCTGCGGATCCATCTTCCTTTATTTTAGACACATAAATACCAGTGTCGTTCACCACGTACTGCTGGTCCACGCCCCCGACGATATTGAAGCCCAaacctaaataaaaacatggaatTATTATGTATGTTGTAGCCCATGTTTTAAAACTTGAATCACGTAATAAgtgaggtttttgtttttttttatctcagagGTTCAAAGGGCAAGCAGATACAAAGCAGGCAAGTTTGCAAGCCTGTGTTACATAATCAAATCTAAAATACAAGCTGTTTCTGAATAAACTGCCAATAACTCTCAACGTGGGAGACAAAAGAGAAAGTTGAGCCAATGTGATGCAATAAAAGACACACATTAACTAgatctaaataaattacaacGCTGGCAACTCTCTAAAACGCATAATTAATACTTACAGGAGATTAGGAGATGGGAAAACGTGTGGTAAATAAAGACAAACTACTTCCACAACAGCTTTTAGCCTTCCTGCGGTGATTTTTGCTGTAGCTAAACCAGAAGCTAGCACTGAGCTAACGTTGCTAAAGTTTCTTACCTGACGGTCCTCTTTTTAGTTTAATATCCAGAACTTTAGAAGAAGAGTGCAAAGACCCGTTCATTTTGTCCAAGTGGAATAAATCAATAATCTAAGGTTTAAAAGTGGGGCACAAACTATTTATCTGAAGGTGAACTCATGAGTTTCGATTTTGCCTGTTACGCACGTTACGAATGGACAACGCTGCTGCTGCTCACGCGCTGACAGCCGGAGGTGAGGATGTGGCGCGCCCTGGTGGACACAGAGGAAACTGCACCCTGAGCTttgatttacaaaaagtgaTAATATAGATAGTATAGATAGTTGGTGGCTCTCTAACTTTTCACATCAAGTACTACCAAAGAAAAGATGTGGCTTTCCTAGTGTCTGCAGGTCTAAATCAAATAACATGACTATTACAAGTCTAATCTAcggctaaatcaggtctaaaggTGAACTACATAATTTCCACTGTAGATAAGATAAAATGACTGTAGATAAAATGGATAAaaccaactgaaaaactgtcgggGTACTACCTGAAGCAGTTGTACTACAGTTTGGTATAGAGTAAAGAGAAACAGACTGCAGACAGGAGAATAGGACTGCAACTAAGGATTACTTTAGTCAACTAGTCAAACAATTAGCTCTATGGTACAATgagatttgacacatttttaaaccaaataaaacatgaaatatggaGACTTAAGAACTCTAGATAGAGAAGATGTAtgaataaagtgtattattgttgaaaatgtttttttgaaatGTTCTTCGGCATGTTTTTAAGCCTGTATTGTAAGTTGAAAACTATCAAGATACAATTGCAAATATTTTCATAGTATCCGAGCTAGTATTCAAGTATATTTCCTTGTGGAtcaatcattttaataataataataataataataattattattattattattatgataattTCGTTATTCCATGAATCGCTTTTCACATATAGTGGGGggctaaaagaaataaaaaaaatatatatatacaaatcacttttttttattcagaaaaagATCATTATAACAAATCCCAAGTCATCATAACATtaaacagcaataaaaacaaatgcagtCAATCAAAGGTTTGGTCAGTTtcttatattgttttaaatttctaAAAGACATGATTTAAGAAATGTACAATGACCATAGTATAaccttgtgtttaaaatgtcattatgtATAAAACTCTGGTTTTGCTTTTCACAGGAAAATAGAAAAGGGGAAACGATCAGGTTCTAAGAAAGATGCCAGATGGCAACAAAGCACTGTTAGTCTACATGTAAGTAACTTAATGATATAAATGAGCGGAAAATCTTTTTC from Periophthalmus magnuspinnatus isolate fPerMag1 chromosome 22, fPerMag1.2.pri, whole genome shotgun sequence includes these protein-coding regions:
- the synj2bp gene encoding synaptojanin-2-binding protein; amino-acid sequence: MNGSLHSSSKVLDIKLKRGPSGLGFNIVGGVDQQYVVNDTGIYVSKIKEDGSAAEDGRLQEGDKILAINGVNLENQTHREVVDLFRTAGNDVHLKVLKRSSRHMNGPFGSQPDHDSSLSAWGLIALFTAGVAVAAIIYFRGRGYLTDGKWKKR